In a genomic window of Flavobacteriales bacterium:
- a CDS encoding PKD domain-containing protein → MPILPLNALLQRHLPRFALGLGLLATGYSHGQIYTIADGAITTCTGGLLDSGGQGATGYGDNENFTATICPDTPGQSIHLSFITFDLSAAGAGPLDNLAIYDGPGVASPLLGIWTETGLQGVVVSASPGNASGCLTLVFQSNEVGTGVFAATITCVTPCFPPMAVATVGEPLPALVCPDEVLTFDGSGSFAQPGFNLVQYEWDLGDGTTASTPVVTHSFGTPGAYIAQLTVTDDNGCSNTQTVDLQVFVGTTPVFAGTTESLSVCQGGTVDLYGTASPVTWTALPSVDFGAGVYLPDNVGQTFSSQLTYTSFPPGTTLTSVNDLWSVCVDMEHSFMGDLVISITCPSGQSTVLHQQGGGGTYLGGANDTDNAANPMPGTCWNYCWSPTATLGTFAQSAAFGASPNVMPGGTPTNNALIPGTYSSVQPLNNLVGCPLNGTWTFSVSDLWAIDNGFLCSWNINFNPALYPDLIDFTPVITDGAWTGPGVVPNPNDPFQASITPTVPGTYDYTFTVTDDFGCSYDTAITVTVTNAPEVEAIVTLGSSCSEPATIDASIVAYAPPPPTCNYTLVLNESFGDGWNGGANVQVTINGATTSYTVAPGPNQITVSLLIPVGASISIYYQAGTIWNNENSFELLGYDGTILYDSPQGPATGQLWAGAGNCGPGAGPVTWQWTPATGVDSPNSPNVTAQITQPTTFVVIAHPFGQPWCFGSDTVDVIPPSFLENDSILVHVACNAGTGSIELITTGLGGPWNYLWVDASGATVQATNGSNGDLLTAAAGTYTAFISEGPQGNGCLDTLTATITEPPPLEWGAVPQDTLICLTGTGLISASAFGGTGTINYQWSHGASGAGPHGVSPSDTTEYSVIATDANGCILGPVSATIDVRPAFTLDPLIDDTTCFNVPVLYRATGYSGGDGAYQFDWGSGPQLLDSLWALPPQSTTICVTISDGCETPTVTRCAWLEVLHVPVTELAADTTFGCVPFTVNFALRDTTEGASVLWQFGDGAQLVDDSVVTHSYEDAGNFNVSLFITWPNGCATDTTAYNMIRTLTVPTALLSWSPHPPTINDPRVQFTDQSVPNVVSWWWDFGEFGTSEEQDPVVDFPDDVGGTYPVMLVVANELGCTDTIRTWVDVHDEFMVWVPNTFTPNGVEPNETFWISGNDLSPKDFELLVFDRWGHVVYSTTELDFHWDGTKDGSPLPQGVYPYRLKVHALSTPKKRIIHGHVNLLR, encoded by the coding sequence ATGCCCATCCTCCCCCTTAATGCGCTGCTACAGCGTCACCTGCCAAGATTCGCCCTTGGCCTTGGCCTTCTTGCAACAGGTTACTCGCACGGTCAGATCTATACCATAGCCGACGGGGCCATCACCACCTGTACGGGCGGCTTGCTCGATAGCGGTGGCCAAGGAGCTACGGGGTATGGCGACAACGAGAACTTCACGGCGACGATTTGTCCGGATACCCCGGGCCAGAGCATCCACCTCAGCTTCATCACTTTCGACCTCAGTGCAGCTGGCGCCGGGCCTTTGGATAATCTCGCCATCTACGATGGTCCGGGGGTGGCTTCGCCACTGCTCGGCATCTGGACCGAGACAGGGCTGCAGGGTGTAGTCGTATCCGCTTCACCGGGTAATGCATCCGGGTGCCTCACGCTGGTATTCCAATCGAATGAAGTCGGCACAGGAGTATTCGCCGCCACCATAACCTGCGTGACACCTTGCTTTCCTCCCATGGCCGTGGCAACCGTCGGCGAGCCTTTGCCAGCGCTCGTCTGTCCCGATGAAGTGCTCACCTTCGACGGTTCCGGGTCCTTTGCACAGCCCGGATTCAATCTGGTCCAATACGAATGGGACCTCGGCGATGGCACTACCGCCTCCACCCCCGTGGTGACGCATTCTTTCGGAACACCCGGTGCTTACATAGCGCAGCTAACGGTTACTGACGACAACGGCTGTTCGAATACGCAGACCGTGGACCTTCAAGTATTCGTGGGCACCACTCCAGTGTTCGCCGGCACTACTGAAAGCCTGTCGGTTTGCCAAGGGGGCACGGTGGATCTATACGGTACGGCTTCGCCTGTTACATGGACCGCCTTGCCAAGCGTGGATTTCGGTGCTGGTGTTTACCTGCCGGACAACGTCGGTCAGACATTCTCGAGCCAGCTCACCTACACATCGTTCCCGCCGGGCACTACGCTCACATCGGTCAACGACCTATGGAGCGTTTGCGTGGACATGGAGCACAGTTTCATGGGCGACCTGGTGATCAGCATCACCTGTCCGAGCGGCCAATCAACGGTGCTGCACCAACAGGGCGGCGGTGGCACCTACCTCGGCGGAGCCAACGACACGGACAACGCTGCCAATCCGATGCCCGGCACCTGCTGGAACTATTGCTGGAGCCCGACCGCCACCCTCGGAACCTTCGCACAGAGCGCCGCCTTTGGAGCCTCACCGAACGTGATGCCCGGCGGCACCCCAACGAACAATGCCCTCATTCCCGGCACATACAGCAGCGTGCAGCCTTTGAACAACCTGGTGGGCTGCCCTTTGAATGGCACTTGGACCTTCAGCGTCTCCGACCTGTGGGCCATCGACAACGGATTCCTCTGCTCCTGGAATATCAATTTCAACCCGGCCTTATACCCCGACCTCATCGATTTCACGCCCGTGATCACGGATGGTGCATGGACGGGGCCGGGCGTGGTGCCCAATCCGAACGACCCATTCCAAGCGAGCATCACGCCGACCGTGCCGGGCACCTATGACTACACCTTCACCGTGACGGATGATTTCGGCTGTTCCTATGACACTGCGATCACGGTAACCGTCACCAACGCACCGGAGGTGGAAGCCATCGTCACACTGGGATCGAGCTGCAGCGAACCTGCCACCATCGACGCATCGATCGTGGCCTACGCGCCTCCTCCACCCACGTGCAATTACACCTTGGTCCTCAACGAATCCTTCGGCGACGGATGGAATGGCGGGGCGAATGTGCAGGTGACCATCAATGGCGCGACCACATCCTACACGGTGGCCCCTGGCCCCAATCAGATCACGGTCTCTCTCCTCATTCCTGTTGGCGCGAGCATTTCGATCTACTATCAGGCGGGCACCATCTGGAACAATGAGAACTCGTTCGAATTGCTCGGTTACGATGGCACGATCCTCTACGATTCGCCCCAAGGCCCGGCCACGGGCCAGTTGTGGGCTGGAGCGGGTAATTGCGGGCCTGGTGCGGGACCAGTGACCTGGCAATGGACTCCGGCAACGGGCGTGGATTCCCCGAATTCGCCGAACGTGACCGCGCAGATCACACAGCCGACCACCTTTGTGGTGATCGCGCACCCGTTCGGTCAGCCTTGGTGCTTCGGAAGCGACACCGTTGATGTGATTCCACCCTCCTTCCTGGAGAACGACAGCATCTTGGTGCATGTGGCATGCAACGCGGGCACGGGCAGCATTGAATTGATCACGACCGGCTTGGGCGGCCCTTGGAACTACCTGTGGGTGGATGCCTCCGGCGCCACCGTGCAGGCCACGAACGGGTCCAATGGCGACCTCCTGACAGCAGCAGCTGGCACGTACACGGCTTTCATCAGCGAAGGGCCGCAAGGCAACGGTTGCCTGGATACGCTGACGGCAACGATCACCGAACCGCCGCCGCTCGAATGGGGTGCCGTGCCGCAAGACACGCTGATCTGCCTCACGGGGACAGGACTCATTAGCGCATCGGCCTTCGGCGGCACCGGCACCATCAATTACCAATGGAGCCACGGCGCCTCGGGTGCTGGCCCGCACGGCGTGAGCCCTTCTGACACCACGGAATATTCGGTCATCGCCACCGATGCGAACGGTTGCATCCTCGGTCCGGTGAGCGCCACCATCGACGTGCGCCCGGCCTTCACGCTGGATCCACTGATCGACGATACCACCTGTTTCAACGTGCCCGTCCTCTACCGCGCAACGGGCTACAGCGGGGGCGATGGCGCCTACCAGTTCGATTGGGGCAGTGGGCCTCAGCTGCTCGATAGCCTGTGGGCCTTGCCGCCGCAGAGCACCACCATCTGCGTGACCATCAGCGATGGTTGCGAAACACCGACCGTTACGCGCTGCGCCTGGCTCGAAGTGCTGCATGTGCCTGTGACCGAGCTTGCTGCGGACACCACCTTCGGCTGCGTGCCCTTCACAGTGAACTTCGCGTTGCGCGACACCACCGAGGGCGCAAGCGTGCTCTGGCAATTCGGCGATGGCGCGCAACTGGTCGATGATTCCGTGGTTACCCACAGCTACGAGGACGCCGGCAACTTCAATGTCTCGCTCTTCATCACCTGGCCGAACGGCTGTGCCACGGACACCACCGCTTACAACATGATCCGCACACTCACGGTGCCCACAGCGCTGCTGAGCTGGTCGCCGCACCCGCCAACGATCAACGACCCGCGCGTGCAGTTCACCGACCAGAGCGTACCCAACGTGGTGAGCTGGTGGTGGGACTTCGGCGAGTTCGGCACCAGCGAGGAGCAGGACCCCGTGGTGGATTTCCCGGACGACGTTGGCGGAACCTACCCGGTGATGCTCGTGGTGGCGAATGAATTGGGCTGCACCGATACGATCCGTACCTGGGTGGATGTCCACGACGAATTCATGGTTTGGGTGCCAAACACCTTCACCCCGAACGGCGTGGAGCCCAACGAGACCTTCTGGATCAGCGGTAACGACCTATCGCCGAAGGATTTCGAGCTGCTCGTCTTCGACCGATGGGGCCATGTGGTGTACTCCACCACCGAACTCGATTTCCACTGGGATGGAACGAAGGATGGCTCCCCACTGCCCCAAGGCGTTTATCCATACAGGCTGAAGGTGCATGCACTGAGCACCCCGAAGAAGCGGATCATTCACGGCCACGTGAACCTCTTGCGCTGA
- a CDS encoding gliding motility-associated C-terminal domain-containing protein: MQRLLYTLFLPVATLLVANSASGQQFSITAGSITTCAGVLEDSGGPAASYGTNENFTVVICPDQPGDGISLTWAVFNLDQSGANNTWDAISIWDGDNTGATFLGNYSGGALLGLVVSATTFNPTGCLTVRFNSNGTGVGDFAASITCFTPCDRPEAVATMSEPGPALVCQGEVIDFDGSASFAAAGFNIVSYTWVFDDGTTATGPTASHSYTVPGEYIVQLNLVDDNDCVNSNVVDLQILVSTTPSFMGTMESLETCLGATVDLTGMVTPITWTGIPEANFGDGVYLPDDVGTPFTSEIEFTQFDPGQMLTNANDLQTICVSMEHSFTGDLVLSVTCPNGQVIILHQQGGGGTYIGGANDGDSNANPIAGTCWEYCWSPTATLGTFAQCAAFGATPNVMNGGTPPNNALIPGTYTPVQPWSNLQNCPLNGTWTFTSLDLWGADNGFLCSWELNFNPAIIPDVTQFTPVINTSVSDSVFWSGPFITLNPNDPLTATATPTGAGTYNYTLTAIDNFGCTYDTTVTVTVAPQMEIDAGPDIILCNDPEPMAGAVVANGPPTNCVWQLQLNETFGDTWNGGATLAVSIDGVVTNYAISTAGTLQQIIPLNVSTGQSITLTYTAGSIWNNENSFILTNDMGVQVYASGQGPLTGVSYSGVIVCGGGTSPIVWEWSPTDGLDDPSDPTTNVFTTQATWYYLTSYPLGSPACAVMDSVLVAPDPSIDAGQDNAVTICANEAVFFMNDSLLGTPDPGGEWTNSVGAVVDDQFDPTWEASELFTYTVTSAAGCQATAQLDITVIPADDPSCCGIVVMGPGGYSCDLTNGLSVSPGNTGVGVWSGPAGAVFADANATQTTVTVQPGMGGTHWFYWIEDDGAFCYLIDSVQLTFTDTIVIDFTPTDAICYTYCDGTASAAVAGGNTGAAGDFGFAWSTGQAGLGVNSITSLCAGTYSLTVTDDNGCTGTSEFLIGEPPQLVIDSVVVRPVTCSGYCDGEVEVYDTQAVLYSFDDGQNWQPEPLLTGACEQYYPIRIQDAAGCLAAGFGFVQGPPPVVADFVWNPIPANVNDPRIWFGNTSTGAETYWWDIAGLMTTNDPSPFFEFNNREPGQYEVCMVAFNENLCADTICHTVVIDDVLFVYVPNSFSPDGDDINETWGMSTNIDAITTFELKVFDRWGQVVFQTDDYKNFWNGAANNNGKALKTDVYAYRITYEIKDSETRKELMGHVTLIK; this comes from the coding sequence CCACCGGCTGCCTCACGGTTCGATTCAATTCGAACGGAACGGGGGTCGGTGATTTTGCGGCCAGCATCACCTGCTTCACGCCATGCGATCGTCCAGAGGCCGTGGCCACCATGAGCGAGCCGGGTCCTGCATTGGTCTGCCAAGGTGAAGTGATCGACTTCGATGGCTCTGCTTCCTTCGCCGCCGCCGGCTTCAACATCGTGAGCTACACATGGGTCTTTGACGACGGCACTACCGCCACGGGCCCTACAGCCAGCCATTCTTACACCGTCCCGGGAGAATACATCGTGCAGCTGAATCTCGTTGACGACAACGATTGCGTGAACAGCAACGTGGTTGACCTCCAGATCCTCGTGAGCACTACTCCGAGCTTCATGGGTACCATGGAAAGCTTGGAGACGTGCTTGGGCGCCACGGTTGACCTGACCGGCATGGTCACCCCGATCACATGGACCGGCATACCGGAAGCCAACTTCGGAGATGGCGTTTACCTGCCCGATGATGTAGGAACACCCTTCACCAGCGAAATCGAATTCACGCAGTTCGATCCCGGCCAGATGCTCACGAACGCGAATGACCTTCAGACCATTTGCGTGAGCATGGAACACAGTTTCACAGGAGACTTGGTCCTTTCCGTGACCTGCCCCAACGGGCAAGTGATCATCTTGCACCAACAAGGCGGCGGCGGCACCTACATCGGTGGTGCCAATGATGGTGACAGCAACGCCAATCCGATTGCAGGAACATGTTGGGAGTATTGCTGGAGCCCGACCGCAACCCTGGGGACCTTCGCCCAGTGCGCAGCCTTCGGAGCCACGCCCAACGTCATGAATGGCGGCACGCCTCCGAACAACGCGCTCATTCCAGGCACCTATACCCCGGTCCAACCGTGGAGCAACCTGCAGAACTGCCCGCTCAACGGCACATGGACCTTCACTTCGCTTGACCTATGGGGCGCTGATAATGGCTTCCTGTGCAGCTGGGAGCTCAACTTCAATCCTGCCATCATTCCTGATGTGACCCAGTTCACACCGGTGATCAACACGTCAGTTTCTGATTCCGTCTTCTGGAGCGGTCCTTTCATCACGCTCAACCCCAACGATCCGCTCACGGCCACCGCTACACCGACAGGCGCAGGCACCTACAACTATACCCTCACGGCCATCGACAATTTCGGGTGCACCTACGACACCACCGTAACAGTGACCGTGGCGCCTCAGATGGAGATCGATGCGGGGCCGGACATCATCCTCTGCAACGACCCGGAGCCCATGGCAGGAGCTGTGGTGGCCAACGGGCCGCCCACCAATTGCGTGTGGCAACTGCAGCTGAACGAGACGTTCGGCGATACCTGGAACGGTGGAGCGACCTTGGCAGTGAGCATTGACGGGGTGGTCACGAACTACGCCATCAGCACAGCTGGAACCCTTCAGCAGATCATCCCGCTGAATGTGAGCACTGGCCAGAGCATCACGCTGACATACACCGCTGGGTCGATCTGGAACAACGAGAACTCCTTCATCCTCACCAACGACATGGGCGTGCAGGTCTATGCCTCTGGCCAGGGACCTCTGACCGGCGTTTCGTACAGCGGTGTGATCGTTTGCGGAGGCGGTACCAGCCCGATCGTCTGGGAATGGTCACCTACGGATGGCTTGGATGACCCCAGCGACCCCACCACTAACGTATTCACAACGCAAGCCACCTGGTATTATCTGACTTCCTATCCCTTGGGGTCACCGGCGTGCGCGGTGATGGACAGTGTGCTCGTAGCGCCTGACCCAAGCATTGACGCCGGACAGGACAACGCGGTCACGATCTGCGCCAATGAAGCGGTGTTCTTCATGAACGACTCACTCTTAGGCACACCGGATCCCGGCGGCGAGTGGACCAACTCGGTTGGGGCTGTGGTCGATGACCAGTTCGACCCCACCTGGGAGGCCTCGGAGCTATTCACCTACACCGTGACCAGCGCGGCCGGTTGCCAAGCCACCGCGCAGCTCGACATCACCGTGATCCCTGCGGACGACCCGTCTTGCTGCGGCATTGTGGTGATGGGACCCGGCGGATACTCCTGCGACCTCACCAACGGGCTTTCCGTTTCTCCTGGCAACACCGGAGTCGGCGTATGGAGCGGTCCTGCAGGTGCGGTCTTCGCTGATGCCAACGCTACGCAGACCACAGTGACCGTGCAACCCGGCATGGGCGGAACGCACTGGTTCTATTGGATCGAGGACGATGGTGCTTTCTGCTACCTGATCGACAGCGTTCAGCTCACGTTCACCGACACCATCGTCATCGACTTCACCCCCACCGATGCCATCTGCTACACGTACTGCGATGGGACAGCGAGCGCGGCCGTTGCTGGAGGCAACACTGGGGCGGCCGGAGACTTCGGCTTCGCGTGGAGCACTGGCCAAGCGGGCTTGGGCGTGAATAGCATCACCAGCCTTTGCGCGGGCACCTACTCGCTCACCGTCACCGATGACAACGGCTGCACAGGAACGAGTGAGTTCCTCATCGGCGAGCCCCCGCAATTAGTGATTGATAGCGTGGTGGTGCGGCCCGTTACGTGTTCCGGCTATTGCGATGGCGAGGTTGAGGTGTACGACACCCAGGCCGTGCTCTACAGCTTCGACGACGGGCAGAATTGGCAGCCCGAGCCGCTGCTCACCGGAGCCTGTGAACAGTACTACCCCATCCGGATACAGGATGCAGCCGGCTGCTTGGCCGCTGGCTTCGGATTCGTGCAGGGGCCGCCACCCGTAGTGGCGGACTTCGTCTGGAATCCGATTCCCGCCAATGTGAATGACCCGCGGATCTGGTTCGGCAATACCAGCACCGGAGCGGAGACCTATTGGTGGGACATCGCAGGGTTGATGACAACCAACGACCCGTCGCCATTCTTCGAATTCAACAACCGCGAGCCCGGCCAATATGAGGTGTGCATGGTGGCCTTCAACGAGAATCTCTGCGCCGATACCATCTGCCATACGGTGGTCATCGACGATGTGCTGTTCGTTTATGTGCCCAACTCATTCTCCCCCGACGGCGACGATATCAATGAGACTTGGGGCATGAGCACGAACATCGACGCGATCACGACCTTCGAGCTGAAGGTCTTCGACCGCTGGGGCCAGGTGGTGTTCCAAACCGACGACTACAAGAACTTCTGGAATGGCGCTGCCAACAACAACGGCAAGGCCCTGAAGACCGATGTGTACGCCTACCGGATCACCTACGAGATAAAGGACAGCGAGACCCGCAAGGAGCTCATGGGCCATGTGACGCTGATCAAATAA